The nucleotide window GCGAACCGCACGTTGATTTCGGCGTGCATGGGGCACCTCGGGTAGGTACCAAAGGTGACCCCCTTTCACAGGAGTCAGTTATTGCTCTAGACGAGTTTGAGACACGACCTATATGTTGGACCTCTCACTAAACGAAACAATTAGAACCCCTCAAACCGATGTTGTTTCTACATGAGATGGGATATTAGAATGATGAATACTGTGACACCTAGTTTTCTAAAACCATATGCTGAATGGTGTTATCAAAAAACGAGAAATCAATATAAAAACATTAAAAATAACGTAGATCATAATAAGCGAATTTCAAAAGTACCAGAGATAAATTTAGAGTCAAAAGACATTGTATTTATAACGGTTGACTGCTTGAGAAATGATCGCATTTCGAGACATAATGACCGAGAAACAACCCCATTTTTAAATTCATCGGCAAACTATTCTGAGGGTGTCAGTGCATCATCTTGGACATACAGTTCAGTTCCTTCTTTACTAACTGGATTGTATCCGCATAATCATGGTGCAGTATTTGATGTTGATTACCGTAATTATTTATCAGATGATTCATTAAGTTCAGTCCGTTCTGATGTTTATACACTTCCAGAACTCTTAGAGACTGCAGGTTATCGAACAGCATTCACAACAGGTATCACTACTGCACAAATACCACTTCATGGCCGATTTGGGTCCACAATAATTAAAAATGACTCGGATTGCAACCAAATGTTTGAATATGTGAAAGATTGGTGGGAAAAGAATACTTTTGCGAATGGACGATTTGCATATCTCCAGCTCGCTGATCTGCACACTCCGCTTCATGAACCAGATAAACAATGGTTCAATGGCCCACTTTCCCTTGGTAACTTTGACTATGTCGATGGAGACATAGATAGTTCTGATTTTAGAGAATATCGTGAAAATCGATTCCGAGCATATGATAACCTTCTTAGAGCCATTGACTCTTCTATTGAATCTTTCGTAAATTGGTTAGATTCCCGAAGAGAATTGAAGGACACATTGATTATCGTTACAAGTGACCATGGGGAAGAACACTGGGAATGGACCAAGTTCGAAAAATCATCATTTAATGATCCAAGAGACCAATACGGAGTTGGACATGGTCATGCACTTGTTCCTCCGGTAACAGATGTTCCTATCTATACTTTAGGAAACATACCCGAATCATCTGAGACTCAGAATTCAACCATTGATATAGTTCCAACAGTTTTGGAAATGTTAGGATATAATAACGAATTGGATTATCAATTTGACGG belongs to Natronorubrum aibiense and includes:
- a CDS encoding sulfatase-like hydrolase/transferase codes for the protein MRWDIRMMNTVTPSFLKPYAEWCYQKTRNQYKNIKNNVDHNKRISKVPEINLESKDIVFITVDCLRNDRISRHNDRETTPFLNSSANYSEGVSASSWTYSSVPSLLTGLYPHNHGAVFDVDYRNYLSDDSLSSVRSDVYTLPELLETAGYRTAFTTGITTAQIPLHGRFGSTIIKNDSDCNQMFEYVKDWWEKNTFANGRFAYLQLADLHTPLHEPDKQWFNGPLSLGNFDYVDGDIDSSDFREYRENRFRAYDNLLRAIDSSIESFVNWLDSRRELKDTLIIVTSDHGEEHWEWTKFEKSSFNDPRDQYGVGHGHALVPPVTDVPIYTLGNIPESSETQNSTIDIVPTVLEMLGYNNELDYQFDGESWIEPTVSDRRFLSEETAYGHNQLAVISEKDQFIYIPSTEESYLIDRESQSVVDDFNSQEYMTHLPKRFKTGDSVSIDGETEDQLAALGYLE